In Molothrus aeneus isolate 106 chromosome 4, BPBGC_Maene_1.0, whole genome shotgun sequence, the following are encoded in one genomic region:
- the MCUB gene encoding calcium uniporter regulatory subunit MCUb, mitochondrial: MLAGLGRALRSGRRQLPGLLGRRDGCPPPSAPQVGLWRRPGGWRGREGAPYSTLVPSDEVTINYRHGLPVITLMLPTRNERCQFTVKPVVTTVGAFLQDVQREDKGIGRAEVFATDGSKVSHATLMEVLLMNDFKIVINNTAYSVSPPVKDKLSSEHATEMEDIKSLVHRLFVALHLEDHQIRKERELLQKLDHLKGELLPLEQMKARIMDSADAKTSRLLWVGLALMSTQGGALAWLTWWVYSWDIMEPVTYFITYGSAMAFYAYFVLTKQDYIYPHAKDRQFLHYFYRKSKKQRFNVERYNKLKDDLAEAEESLRRLRQPLHLKLPIQEITDKD, translated from the exons GTGGGGCTCTGGAGGCGCCCCGGAGGCTGGAGGGGCCGGGAAGGAGCACCTTACAGCACGCTGGTGCCATCTGATG aAGTAACTATTAATTACAGACATGGTCTTCCTGTGATAACTCTTATGCTGCCCACAAGAAATGAACGCTGTCAGTTCACTGTCAAGCCAGTAGTGACCACTGTAGGAGCATTCCTGCAGGATGTGCAAAGAGAAGATAAAGGAATTGGGAGAGCTGAAGTCTTTGCAACAG ATGGCAGCAAGGTCTCTCATGCAACCTTAATGGAGGTCTTATTGATGAATGACTTTAAGATTGTTATCAACAACACAGCATACAGTGTGTCACCTCCTGTAAAAG ataagCTGAGTAGTGAGCATGCTACTGAAATGGAAGATATCAAATCCTTGGTTCACAGACTGTTTGTGGCTCTACATTTAGAAGATCACCAGatcaggaaagagagagaattgCTACAGAAACTGGACCATCTGAAAGGAGAGCTACTTCCTCTTGAACAG atgAAAGCCAGAATCATGGACAGTGCAGATGCAAAAACCTCCAGGCTTTTATGGGTTGGCCTAGCCCTGATGTCAACTCAGGGGGGAGCGCTGGCGTGGCTCACGTGGTGGGTGTACTCGTGGGACATCATGGAGCCTGTCACGTACTTCATCACCTACGGCAGTGCCATGGCTTTCTACGCCTACTTCGTTCTTACCAAGCAG gaCTACATTTATCCTCATGCTAAGGACAGGCAGTTCCTCCACTACTTCTACCGCAAATCCAAAAAGCAGCGGTTTAATGTGGAACGATACAACAAGCTCAAAGACGACCTAGCAGAG GCAGAAGAATCCCTAAGGCGTCTGCGCCAACCTCTGCACCTGAAGCTTCCCATCCAGGAAATCACTGACAAGGACTGA